The following is a genomic window from Thioclava electrotropha.
AGTACGGATAGACCTTGAGGATTAGTTCGATATCCACGGCATTCCCCTTAATGATGATCGCGGCGGGACAGGATGGGCAGCGCGCGCATCTCGCGCACGAGCGCTGTCGTCTCCTCGATCGCCGCTTCCAGAAACGCCTTGCCCGTCTCGGCATCGGCGACGGTTGGATCACCCATCGTGCCGTCGGGTGACACAGAGGACCACCAGCGCATCAGCATCGCCTTGCCACCACCGGCCGCCAAATCGAGATTGAAGAATTTGGTGTCGGGATCGTGCAGGTTCTGACACTCGGCCTTGTCGAGATCGACAAGCTCGGGGTGCAGATGCTTGTACATCGCAGCTTCGAATTCTCCGGCATGGGCAATGCCGCCCACTTCGGATTTGCGCAGGCCCTGAATTCGGTCGCTGCACAAGTTCCAATAGGACGCCGAAACACAGATGATGCCGGTGCGGATGACCGTCTTGCGCGCAGCGAGATCGAGGATCGGGTGGTTCGACCCGTGCGAGTTCAGCAGCAGGATCCGGCGGAAGCCGTGATGCGCGAGGGACTCCGTCACGTCGCAGACGAAATTGATCAGCGTCTCCGGCTGAATCCAGATGACCCCCGGAAAGTCCTTGTGATGCTCGTTGAAGCCAT
Proteins encoded in this region:
- a CDS encoding creatininase family protein, with amino-acid sequence MTADYGKLTWEQVRDADKDRVVILNVSATEDHGPHMPLDTDTVLGMAVANGVAEAAPDEVFVMPAIPYGFNEHHKDFPGVIWIQPETLINFVCDVTESLAHHGFRRILLLNSHGSNHPILDLAARKTVIRTGIICVSASYWNLCSDRIQGLRKSEVGGIAHAGEFEAAMYKHLHPELVDLDKAECQNLHDPDTKFFNLDLAAGGGKAMLMRWWSSVSPDGTMGDPTVADAETGKAFLEAAIEETTALVREMRALPILSRRDHH